A stretch of the Chitiniphilus purpureus genome encodes the following:
- a CDS encoding PIG-L deacetylase family protein, with protein sequence MSHAYLDLVQAHDALLQKKDAPLYASLDGLALPARPVLPADAPTVLIFAPHPDDECIIGALPLRLAREAGFRVINVAVTQGSNLKRQPERWTELKNACDLLGWDLRETIPGGLMGVGTKTRDGDPTAWAEKVAVIARLIEEYRPAVCVFPHDNDYHSAHIGTHHLVIDALAKAGHGCVLALSEFWRQMEKPNALIATGNNDTADLIAALACHVGEVARNPYHLRLPGWMADNVRRGAEVCGGQGAAAPTFSFGTIYRIVRFDGRAIVETEQKYTIAPGEDIKAVLA encoded by the coding sequence ATGAGCCATGCCTACCTCGACCTCGTCCAGGCGCACGATGCGCTGCTGCAAAAGAAGGACGCCCCGCTTTACGCCTCGCTGGACGGTCTCGCGCTGCCGGCGCGCCCGGTATTGCCGGCCGACGCCCCCACCGTGCTGATCTTCGCCCCGCACCCGGACGACGAATGCATCATCGGCGCGTTGCCGCTGCGGCTGGCGCGCGAAGCGGGCTTCCGGGTGATCAATGTGGCGGTGACCCAGGGCTCCAACCTCAAGCGCCAGCCCGAACGCTGGACCGAGCTGAAGAACGCCTGCGACCTGTTGGGCTGGGACCTGCGCGAAACCATTCCCGGCGGACTGATGGGCGTGGGCACCAAGACCCGTGACGGCGACCCGACCGCCTGGGCCGAGAAGGTGGCAGTGATCGCGCGGCTGATCGAGGAATACCGGCCGGCGGTCTGCGTGTTCCCGCACGACAACGACTACCACTCGGCTCATATCGGTACGCACCACCTGGTCATCGACGCGCTGGCCAAGGCCGGTCATGGCTGTGTGCTGGCGCTCTCCGAGTTCTGGCGCCAGATGGAAAAGCCCAATGCGTTGATCGCCACCGGCAACAACGACACCGCGGACCTGATCGCAGCGCTCGCCTGCCACGTGGGCGAAGTGGCGCGCAACCCCTACCATCTGCGCCTGCCCGGCTGGATGGCCGACAACGTGCGTCGCGGTGCCGAGGTGTGCGGCGGTCAGGGTGCGGCCGCCCCGACCTTCAGTTTCGGCACCATCTACAGAATCGTCCGGTTCGATGGCCGTGCCATCGTGGAAACCGAGCAGAAATACACCATCGCCCCGGGCGAGGACATCAAGGCCGTGCTGGCCTGA
- a CDS encoding TerC family protein has product MTELWVWGLFAAVVIALLVFDLGVLHKDSHEISIKESLLLSAFYITAGLAFGGFVWWYKGGDAGMDYFTGFLVEKSLSMDNVFVISLIFTSLAIPREYQHRVLFWGILGAIVMRAVMIGLGAALVHEFSWILLLFGAFLVFTGIKMLLAKDEETDVEQNAIFRYLKRHLKMTPQLHGRDFFVDGSRVGLAAGRYATPLFLALLMVEAADLVFAVDSIPAIFAITQDPFIVYTSNIFAILGLRALYFALAAMVHRFHYLKYALAVVLIFIGAKIGLVYMEVKIPSPISLGVTFGLLVAGVLYSLYKTRGEPIPEQHH; this is encoded by the coding sequence ATGACGGAATTATGGGTTTGGGGTCTGTTTGCCGCAGTGGTGATCGCGCTGCTGGTGTTCGACCTGGGGGTGCTGCACAAGGACAGCCACGAAATCAGCATCAAGGAAAGCCTGTTGCTGTCGGCCTTCTACATCACCGCCGGCCTGGCCTTCGGCGGCTTCGTCTGGTGGTACAAGGGGGGCGATGCCGGCATGGATTACTTCACCGGCTTCCTGGTGGAGAAGTCGCTGTCGATGGACAACGTGTTCGTCATCTCGCTGATCTTCACCAGCCTTGCCATCCCGCGCGAGTACCAGCACCGCGTGCTGTTCTGGGGCATCCTCGGCGCCATCGTGATGCGGGCAGTGATGATCGGCCTTGGCGCCGCGCTGGTGCATGAGTTCTCGTGGATCCTGCTGCTGTTCGGCGCCTTCCTGGTGTTCACCGGCATCAAGATGCTGCTGGCCAAGGATGAGGAAACCGACGTCGAGCAGAACGCGATCTTCCGCTATCTCAAGCGGCATCTGAAGATGACGCCGCAGCTGCACGGCCGGGACTTCTTCGTCGACGGCAGCCGCGTCGGCCTTGCAGCCGGGCGTTATGCAACACCGCTGTTCCTGGCGCTCCTGATGGTGGAAGCGGCCGACCTCGTGTTCGCGGTCGACAGCATCCCGGCGATCTTCGCCATCACCCAGGATCCGTTCATCGTCTACACCTCGAACATCTTCGCCATCCTTGGTCTGCGTGCACTCTACTTCGCGCTGGCCGCCATGGTGCACCGCTTCCACTACCTGAAATACGCGCTCGCAGTGGTGCTGATCTTCATCGGCGCCAAGATCGGGCTGGTGTACATGGAGGTGAAGATTCCCTCGCCGATCTCGCTCGGGGTCACCTTCGGTCTCCTGGTGGCGGGCGTGCTGTACTCACTGTACAAGACACGCGGCGAGCCGATACCCGAACAGCATCACTGA
- a CDS encoding outer membrane lipoprotein-sorting protein: protein MKSPIRTLLALCLIVAPLARAADAQALLAASDAIRNPDRPFALTTTLTEYRNGKQSDATTLTVYSRADAKSGQFRTLLRFVAPARDADKLMLKDGNELWFYDPASKGTVRISPQQRLLGQAANGDVVTVNLAGDYTATLAGEEEVADGERKARRSYKLLLKARTPDVTYHRVEFWLDSGNSQPIKGRFYAESGALLKTAYYRRYQPQLGMVRPTETVIIDGLDPNWVTVMRFGGYAWRDVPESWLQRDYLPRFKPE, encoded by the coding sequence ATGAAATCCCCGATCCGCACCCTGCTGGCCCTGTGCCTGATCGTCGCGCCGCTTGCCCGTGCCGCTGATGCCCAGGCCCTGCTGGCTGCAAGCGACGCCATCCGCAACCCGGACCGGCCGTTCGCACTGACCACCACGCTGACGGAGTACCGCAACGGCAAGCAAAGCGATGCCACCACGCTGACGGTCTATTCGCGCGCCGACGCCAAGAGTGGCCAGTTCCGCACCCTGCTGCGCTTTGTCGCCCCGGCGCGCGATGCGGACAAGCTGATGCTCAAGGATGGCAACGAGCTGTGGTTCTACGATCCGGCCAGCAAGGGCACGGTGCGGATTTCGCCGCAGCAGCGCCTGCTGGGCCAGGCGGCCAACGGCGATGTGGTCACCGTCAACCTGGCCGGCGACTACACCGCCACGCTCGCAGGCGAGGAGGAGGTGGCCGACGGCGAGCGCAAGGCGCGCCGCAGCTACAAGCTCCTGCTCAAGGCGCGCACACCGGACGTGACATACCACCGCGTCGAATTCTGGCTGGACAGCGGCAACAGCCAGCCGATCAAGGGGCGTTTCTACGCCGAGAGCGGCGCCTTGCTCAAGACGGCCTACTACCGGCGCTATCAGCCGCAGCTGGGCATGGTGCGCCCGACCGAAACGGTGATCATCGATGGCCTCGATCCGAACTGGGTCACTGTGATGCGCTTTGGCGGCTACGCATGGCGCGATGTGCCGGAAAGCTGGTTGCAGCGCGACTATCTGCCGCGCTTCAAGCCGGAGTGA
- a CDS encoding LytR/AlgR family response regulator transcription factor translates to MTVILIADDEPRLAEHLASRVAQLWPGATHLLTAGNGLEAAALLVAHRPDVAFLDIRMPGLTGLQVAQAASDTRVVFVTAYDEYAIAAFEHAAVDYLLKPVSDARLAQCVARLQREARPQAGLADLLARLPAPGASAHLAWLTVGLGDTTRLVAADEVVYFEANNKYTDVVTATERHLIRTPLKALLPQLDGSRFAQIHRAFIVSLPAVARIHRDLMGRQQVFLKSRSEVLPLSRSFAGRFRQM, encoded by the coding sequence ATGACCGTCATCCTGATCGCCGATGACGAGCCGCGGCTGGCCGAGCATCTGGCCAGCCGTGTGGCACAACTATGGCCGGGGGCCACGCATTTGCTGACCGCCGGCAACGGCCTGGAAGCGGCGGCGCTGCTGGTGGCGCATCGGCCGGACGTGGCATTCCTGGATATCCGGATGCCCGGCCTCACCGGCCTGCAGGTGGCGCAGGCGGCCAGCGACACCCGCGTGGTGTTTGTCACCGCCTACGACGAATATGCGATCGCCGCGTTCGAGCATGCAGCGGTGGATTACCTGCTCAAGCCGGTCAGCGACGCACGGCTGGCGCAGTGCGTGGCGCGGCTGCAGCGCGAGGCCCGGCCGCAGGCCGGGCTGGCCGATCTCTTGGCTCGGCTGCCGGCACCGGGCGCGTCCGCGCACCTCGCGTGGCTGACGGTGGGTCTGGGCGATACCACCCGGTTGGTGGCAGCCGACGAGGTGGTGTATTTCGAGGCCAACAACAAATACACCGACGTGGTGACCGCCACCGAGCGTCACCTGATCCGCACACCGCTCAAGGCGCTGCTGCCGCAGCTCGACGGCAGCCGCTTCGCCCAGATCCACCGCGCCTTCATCGTCAGCCTGCCCGCGGTGGCGCGCATCCATCGGGATCTGATGGGACGCCAGCAGGTGTTCCTGAAATCGCGCAGCGAGGTGTTGCCGCTCTCACGCAGCTTTGCCGGGCGCTTCCGGCAGATGTGA
- a CDS encoding ABC transporter ATP-binding protein, whose product MHPVVLSGVAKHYRMGQVDVPALADIGLEIRANRFTVLAGPSGSGKTTLLNLIGGLDRPSAGQVCIDGADLSTLADDALSDFRARRVGFVFQNFNLLPVLSALENVEYSLILARRPQAERRARARELLAAVGLDDKMHHRPNQLSGGQRQRVAVARALAMRPALVLADEPTANLDSHTGAAIIALMRQMQREHRISFVFSSHDPQVLAAADDAVHLRDGAITHVERRTEDAA is encoded by the coding sequence ATGCATCCGGTCGTTCTGTCCGGCGTTGCCAAGCATTACCGTATGGGGCAGGTCGATGTCCCTGCGCTGGCCGACATCGGCCTTGAAATCCGCGCCAACCGCTTTACCGTACTGGCCGGGCCCTCGGGCAGCGGCAAGACCACGCTGCTCAATCTGATCGGCGGGCTGGATCGGCCCAGCGCTGGCCAGGTCTGCATCGACGGGGCCGATCTGAGCACGCTTGCCGATGATGCGTTGTCCGATTTCCGGGCCCGCCGCGTCGGTTTCGTGTTCCAGAACTTCAACCTGCTGCCGGTGCTGTCGGCGCTGGAAAACGTGGAATACTCGCTGATCCTGGCACGGCGCCCGCAGGCCGAGCGCCGTGCCAGGGCACGCGAGCTGCTGGCGGCGGTGGGGCTGGACGACAAGATGCATCACCGGCCGAACCAGCTTTCGGGCGGACAGCGGCAGCGGGTGGCCGTGGCGCGTGCGCTGGCGATGCGCCCGGCGCTGGTGCTGGCCGACGAGCCGACCGCCAATCTGGACAGCCACACCGGCGCCGCCATCATCGCCCTCATGCGGCAGATGCAGCGCGAGCACCGGATCAGCTTTGTCTTCTCGTCGCACGACCCGCAGGTCCTGGCTGCGGCGGATGACGCCGTGCATCTGCGGGATGGCGCGATCACCCATGTCGAGCGCCGCACGGAGGACGCAGCATGA
- a CDS encoding TatD family hydrolase: MLIDSHCHLDAAEFDDDRDQVVRRALAAGVAQLLVPAVTAATFAATLATRERYGCAVALGLHPLYEAGHRDAHLAQLAALVAQARPVAVGEIGLDFFVPGLDAARQVAFFEAQLRLARDFDLPVIVHIRRSQDQVLKYLRKWGVRGGIAHAFNGSRQQADAFLKLGFKLGFGGAMTYGGSQRIRRLAAELPLEAIVLETDAPDIAPAWLAGPPPGRNEPAQLPRIAQVLAGLRQDTPARIAAATRDNTLAVLPGFTMAPLQAGSTARS; encoded by the coding sequence ATGCTGATAGATAGCCATTGCCATTTGGATGCCGCCGAATTCGATGACGACCGCGATCAGGTGGTCCGGCGTGCGTTGGCTGCCGGCGTAGCGCAGCTGCTGGTGCCGGCGGTCACCGCCGCAACCTTCGCCGCAACGCTGGCGACGCGGGAGCGCTACGGCTGTGCGGTGGCGCTGGGCCTGCATCCGTTATACGAGGCTGGACACCGCGACGCGCATCTGGCGCAGCTCGCGGCGCTGGTGGCGCAGGCCCGCCCGGTCGCGGTTGGCGAGATCGGACTCGACTTCTTCGTGCCCGGCCTTGATGCCGCACGGCAGGTAGCGTTCTTCGAGGCACAGCTGCGGCTGGCGCGCGATTTCGACCTGCCGGTGATCGTGCATATCCGGCGCAGCCAGGACCAGGTGCTCAAGTACCTGCGCAAGTGGGGCGTGCGCGGCGGGATCGCCCATGCGTTCAATGGCAGCCGCCAGCAGGCGGACGCGTTTCTCAAACTCGGCTTCAAGCTCGGTTTCGGCGGCGCCATGACCTATGGTGGTTCGCAACGCATCCGCCGACTCGCGGCCGAGTTGCCGCTGGAGGCCATCGTGCTGGAAACCGATGCCCCGGACATTGCGCCGGCCTGGCTGGCGGGCCCCCCGCCCGGGCGCAATGAACCGGCGCAACTGCCGCGCATCGCCCAGGTGCTGGCCGGGCTGCGGCAGGACACGCCGGCGCGGATCGCTGCCGCGACGCGGGACAACACATTGGCGGTGCTGCCCGGATTCACCATGGCGCCGCTTCAGGCCGGCAGCACCGCGCGCAGCTGA
- a CDS encoding OprO/OprP family phosphate-selective porin gives MRAYLAGLVLWPMGLQAAPAADDAAPDAAALALADATDAVAAAPRDWALAAELGFTVPRRRHGAALPREFRLSLDGRLDRRLAPGWRVVAADRADARSYDDGRAQRSINTLKELYLGWQPAPQLALDLGRINTRFGVATGFNPTDFFKAGALRSVTSADPGSLRENRLGSGMLRGQWLWQGGAFTAIYAPKLAGASSDSPFSLDGGASNPRERWLLVASHAFSPYFNPQWLLFGQAGQPVQAGFNWSVLLGDATVAYLEWAGGRMPALTAIDGPRAFRASWAGGLTWTAPGKLSLTLEYQRDGAAADEDGWAALRSSPMQDYGRYRDEADRRQALTTREAAMLFVRWQDALINRLDLTGQGRLDLIDDSRFYWLEARWRGERTDLALQWHYNAGDAGSTYGAAAQRQVWQLLATHYF, from the coding sequence GTGCGTGCCTACCTTGCCGGCCTGGTGCTGTGGCCCATGGGATTGCAGGCGGCCCCTGCCGCCGACGATGCAGCGCCGGACGCCGCCGCGCTGGCGCTGGCCGATGCCACCGATGCGGTGGCGGCCGCCCCGCGCGATTGGGCGCTGGCCGCGGAACTGGGGTTCACCGTGCCGCGGCGTCGGCACGGTGCAGCGCTGCCACGCGAGTTCCGACTGTCGCTGGACGGCCGCCTGGATCGGCGCCTCGCTCCAGGCTGGCGGGTGGTGGCGGCTGATCGGGCCGACGCGCGCAGCTACGACGACGGGCGCGCGCAGCGCAGCATCAATACCCTCAAGGAACTGTACCTGGGCTGGCAGCCGGCGCCGCAACTGGCGCTGGACCTGGGGCGCATCAACACCCGCTTCGGCGTCGCCACGGGCTTCAACCCCACTGATTTCTTCAAGGCGGGCGCCCTGCGCTCAGTGACCTCGGCCGATCCGGGCAGCCTGCGTGAAAACCGGCTGGGCAGCGGCATGCTGCGGGGCCAATGGTTGTGGCAGGGCGGTGCGTTCACCGCCATCTACGCCCCCAAACTGGCTGGGGCCTCCAGCGATTCGCCCTTCAGTCTGGATGGTGGCGCGAGCAATCCACGCGAGCGCTGGCTGCTGGTGGCGAGTCATGCCTTCAGTCCCTATTTCAATCCGCAATGGCTGCTGTTCGGGCAGGCCGGCCAGCCGGTGCAGGCCGGCTTCAACTGGAGTGTGCTGCTGGGCGATGCCACCGTGGCCTACCTGGAATGGGCGGGTGGCCGCATGCCCGCGCTGACCGCCATCGATGGCCCCCGCGCGTTCCGCGCCAGCTGGGCAGGCGGGCTGACCTGGACCGCGCCGGGCAAGTTGTCATTGACGCTGGAATACCAGCGCGACGGTGCCGCCGCCGACGAGGATGGCTGGGCAGCACTGCGCAGCAGCCCAATGCAGGACTATGGCCGCTATCGTGACGAGGCGGACCGCCGGCAGGCGCTGACCACGCGGGAAGCCGCCATGCTGTTCGTACGCTGGCAGGATGCGCTCATCAACCGGCTCGATCTGACCGGGCAGGGGCGCCTGGACCTGATCGACGACAGCCGTTTCTACTGGCTCGAAGCGCGCTGGCGCGGCGAACGCACCGATCTGGCACTGCAGTGGCATTACAATGCCGGCGATGCGGGCAGTACTTACGGTGCCGCCGCCCAGCGGCAGGTGTGGCAGCTGCTGGCGACACATTATTTCTAG
- a CDS encoding polyhydroxyalkanoate granule-associated phasin — protein sequence MTVDNPYLAWWRNGLTWWEIWWAAPQVVTQRVTRMALAKQPLSPRDQREFTRMGTEKLDAFSRAGWAMLLECWRMQQQAWFAGLSGWTALAGGQRRPRPPHWDSSRLWAATMAPVHRTVTANARRLGPFNAYPALAAVRGKPRRRPKRPQER from the coding sequence ATGACCGTGGACAATCCTTATCTGGCCTGGTGGCGCAACGGCCTGACGTGGTGGGAGATCTGGTGGGCGGCACCGCAGGTGGTTACGCAACGCGTGACCCGGATGGCGCTGGCCAAGCAGCCGCTGAGCCCGCGCGATCAGCGCGAATTCACCCGCATGGGCACCGAGAAGCTCGATGCCTTCAGCCGCGCGGGCTGGGCGATGCTGCTGGAGTGCTGGCGCATGCAGCAGCAGGCCTGGTTCGCCGGCCTGAGTGGCTGGACCGCACTGGCCGGCGGCCAGCGGCGCCCGCGCCCACCACACTGGGATAGCAGCCGGCTGTGGGCGGCAACGATGGCGCCGGTGCACCGCACCGTGACCGCCAACGCCCGTCGCCTTGGGCCGTTCAATGCCTATCCGGCGTTGGCAGCGGTACGCGGCAAGCCCAGACGCCGGCCCAAGCGCCCCCAGGAGCGCTAG
- a CDS encoding DUF475 domain-containing protein, translating to MMWQYFRGSAVVTAVGLAMAWGIGGPGGLWVAFNLALLETSLSFDNAVVNASVLKHWDEKWRRRFLIWGMLIAVFGMRVIFPLVIVAVIAMMAPLPGPVTIYQWLTSGAWPTSDVLSMAIVQPDRYAAILQSAHIEVTAFGGAFLMLVFWNFFLNHEKDVHWFKPIERLLAKIGKLDMAAILLSLLVLLAVARLLPGAEGYRFLLAGLWGVVVFVAVDGLGSLLGDEQAAAKTGWGGFLYLEILDASFSFDGVLGAFALTKSIFLIAIGLGIGAMFVRSFTLLLVYRGTLSSLKYLEHGAFWAIGALAAVMLLAARWHIPEAITGGVAAVLIVLAALHSWWINRRAVAQHPA from the coding sequence ATGATGTGGCAATACTTTCGCGGCTCGGCGGTGGTGACGGCGGTAGGTCTGGCGATGGCCTGGGGCATCGGTGGCCCCGGCGGCCTGTGGGTGGCATTCAACCTTGCGTTGCTGGAGACCAGCCTGTCGTTCGACAACGCCGTGGTGAATGCGTCGGTGCTCAAGCATTGGGATGAAAAGTGGCGCCGCCGCTTCCTGATCTGGGGCATGCTGATCGCTGTGTTCGGCATGCGGGTGATCTTCCCGCTGGTGATCGTCGCCGTGATCGCGATGATGGCGCCGCTGCCCGGGCCGGTGACGATCTATCAGTGGCTGACCAGCGGGGCCTGGCCGACGAGCGACGTGCTGTCGATGGCCATCGTGCAGCCGGATCGCTATGCCGCCATCCTGCAGTCGGCCCATATCGAAGTGACAGCCTTCGGCGGCGCCTTCCTGATGCTGGTGTTCTGGAACTTCTTTCTGAACCACGAAAAGGACGTGCACTGGTTCAAGCCCATCGAGCGTCTCCTGGCCAAGATCGGCAAGCTCGACATGGCGGCGATCCTGCTGTCGCTGCTGGTGCTGCTGGCGGTGGCGCGGCTGCTGCCCGGGGCGGAGGGATACCGCTTTCTGCTGGCCGGGCTGTGGGGCGTGGTGGTGTTCGTGGCGGTGGACGGGCTGGGCAGCCTGCTGGGTGACGAACAGGCGGCGGCCAAGACCGGCTGGGGCGGGTTCCTGTATCTGGAGATCCTGGACGCCTCGTTCTCGTTCGACGGCGTGCTCGGGGCATTCGCGCTGACCAAGAGCATCTTCCTGATCGCGATCGGCCTTGGCATCGGTGCGATGTTCGTGCGCTCGTTCACGCTGCTGCTGGTGTATCGCGGGACGCTGTCGTCGCTCAAATACCTGGAGCACGGTGCCTTCTGGGCGATCGGCGCGTTGGCGGCGGTGATGTTGCTGGCGGCCAGGTGGCATATCCCGGAGGCGATCACCGGCGGGGTGGCGGCGGTGCTGATCGTGCTGGCGGCATTGCATTCATGGTGGATCAACCGCCGCGCGGTGGCACAGCACCCGGCTTAG
- a CDS encoding ABC transporter permease — translation MNLLALAARNLLRNRRRSAATLFAMTVGAVAILLFGGYSRNINLGLQTDFVQQGGHLQIQHRDYFLFGTGNPAAYGIRDYRRIIAAIKRDPVLASMVRVVTPTLSLGGIAGNYAAGVSRTVIGNGVEVDDQNRMRTWNDYDFPVRHRPLRLTGTTDDAAVIGTGVARVLQLCAPLAVKHCPLPQPVAAQGEAVPGDIAVLAQAEGSPTSAAQGVMPRIELLAANAHGAPNVARLQVAAAEAMGVKEIDDLFVQLHLGAAQRLIYGAAPPQATAIVVQLAHSAQLPAAQARLQHLLERTFPQQALTVLDFATLNPSYGQIVGMFSAIFGFIALLIGVIVLFTVGNTMSMAVVERTTEIGTLRAIGLRRAGIRRLFIAEGSLLGLAGSVLGSAAALLLAYLINHSGLTWTPPGNTEPIPLLVRVWGEHAMLLGTALGLTLVAMGSAWWPARRAARLQIVDALGHV, via the coding sequence ATGAACCTGCTGGCCCTGGCCGCGCGCAATCTGCTGCGCAATCGCCGCCGTTCCGCCGCCACCCTATTCGCCATGACCGTCGGCGCGGTGGCCATCCTGCTGTTCGGTGGCTACAGCCGCAACATCAACCTGGGTCTGCAGACCGACTTCGTCCAGCAGGGCGGGCATCTGCAGATCCAGCATCGCGACTACTTCCTGTTCGGCACCGGCAATCCGGCGGCCTACGGCATCCGCGACTATCGACGTATCATCGCCGCGATCAAGCGCGACCCGGTGCTTGCATCCATGGTGCGCGTGGTGACGCCGACGCTGAGCCTGGGCGGCATTGCCGGCAACTATGCGGCGGGCGTGTCGCGCACCGTGATCGGCAACGGCGTGGAGGTGGACGACCAGAACCGGATGCGCACCTGGAACGACTACGACTTCCCGGTGCGGCATCGGCCGTTGCGCCTGACCGGCACGACCGATGATGCCGCGGTGATCGGCACCGGCGTGGCACGGGTGCTGCAACTGTGCGCCCCGCTGGCGGTGAAGCACTGCCCATTGCCGCAACCGGTGGCGGCGCAAGGGGAGGCCGTGCCGGGTGATATCGCAGTGCTGGCGCAGGCGGAGGGCAGTCCCACGTCGGCGGCGCAAGGTGTCATGCCGCGTATCGAATTGCTGGCGGCCAACGCCCACGGGGCCCCCAATGTGGCAAGGCTGCAGGTGGCCGCGGCCGAGGCGATGGGCGTCAAGGAAATCGACGATCTCTTCGTGCAGTTGCACCTGGGGGCGGCGCAGCGGCTGATCTACGGTGCCGCGCCGCCGCAAGCCACCGCCATTGTGGTGCAGCTGGCCCACAGCGCACAGCTCCCCGCGGCCCAGGCCCGGCTGCAGCATCTGCTTGAACGCACGTTCCCGCAGCAGGCGCTGACGGTGCTCGATTTCGCCACGCTCAATCCGTCGTATGGGCAGATCGTGGGCATGTTCAGTGCCATCTTCGGCTTCATTGCGCTGCTGATCGGCGTGATCGTGCTCTTCACCGTGGGCAACACCATGAGCATGGCGGTGGTGGAGCGCACCACCGAGATCGGCACCCTGCGCGCCATCGGGCTGCGTCGTGCCGGCATCCGTAGGCTGTTCATCGCCGAGGGATCGCTGTTGGGGCTGGCCGGCAGCGTCCTTGGCAGTGCCGCCGCGCTGCTGTTGGCCTATCTGATCAATCACAGCGGGTTGACCTGGACGCCGCCGGGCAATACCGAACCGATTCCGCTCCTGGTCCGCGTCTGGGGCGAGCACGCGATGCTGCTCGGCACCGCGCTCGGGCTGACGCTGGTGGCGATGGGGTCGGCATGGTGGCCGGCACGGCGTGCAGCACGTCTGCAGATCGTCGATGCGCTTGGCCATGTCTAG
- a CDS encoding sensor histidine kinase: MMALRRLLPSRMRCEGVSSSWRALAILVGVNQAVALLLTSMGGHATLLDNALIANAIGISIWTLHSLSARWLPPGQTQPWRFVWLRALIAVPLGVWFGFKVSAWLGAYDLFARPDSVFGAWRVIASSLLLAGGATMVVVLYIRNLQYQTDLAAEQRRVAEARQTETAAQLALLQAQIEPHFLFNTLANVHSLIVQDPPLAQTMLDHLNSYLRVSLGRTRRLRATLGDELQLVGALLAIAQIRLPARLGYRIEVPAVLQGAVLPPLLLQPLVENALRHGIEAAVAGGEVTVRGERVGDGRLRLTVSDTGPGLAATPATGLPTTSGIGLANVRQRLASLYGEHARLALYPNVPHGVVAELLLPYEESA; encoded by the coding sequence ATGATGGCGCTGCGTCGCCTGCTGCCCTCCCGGATGCGTTGCGAGGGGGTGTCATCGAGCTGGCGCGCGCTGGCGATCCTGGTCGGCGTCAATCAAGCAGTGGCGCTGCTGCTGACCAGCATGGGCGGCCATGCCACGCTGCTGGACAACGCCCTCATCGCCAACGCCATCGGCATTTCGATCTGGACCTTGCACAGCCTGAGTGCGCGCTGGCTGCCGCCCGGCCAGACGCAGCCGTGGCGATTCGTCTGGCTGCGCGCACTGATCGCGGTGCCGCTGGGAGTGTGGTTTGGTTTCAAGGTCAGCGCCTGGCTCGGCGCCTATGACCTGTTTGCCCGGCCGGACAGCGTGTTCGGCGCATGGCGTGTCATCGCCAGCAGCCTGCTGCTGGCCGGCGGTGCCACGATGGTGGTGGTGCTCTATATCCGCAATCTGCAGTACCAGACCGATCTTGCGGCCGAACAGCGGCGCGTGGCCGAGGCCCGCCAGACCGAGACCGCGGCGCAGCTGGCGCTGTTGCAGGCGCAGATCGAGCCGCACTTCCTGTTCAACACATTGGCCAATGTGCATAGCCTGATCGTGCAGGACCCACCTTTGGCGCAGACGATGCTCGATCATCTGAACAGCTACCTGCGCGTCAGCCTGGGTCGTACCCGCCGGCTGCGTGCCACGTTGGGCGACGAGCTGCAGCTGGTCGGCGCCTTGCTGGCGATTGCCCAGATCCGGCTGCCGGCGCGCCTGGGCTACCGGATCGAGGTGCCGGCCGTGTTGCAGGGCGCGGTGTTGCCGCCGCTCCTCCTGCAGCCGTTGGTGGAGAACGCGTTGCGCCACGGCATCGAGGCCGCGGTGGCCGGCGGCGAAGTGACGGTGCGCGGCGAGCGTGTCGGGGATGGCCGGCTGCGGCTGACGGTCAGCGATACCGGACCCGGGCTCGCCGCCACTCCCGCCACCGGCTTGCCGACCACCTCGGGCATCGGCCTGGCCAATGTGCGGCAGCGCCTTGCCAGCCTGTACGGTGAGCACGCGCGTCTTGCGCTCTATCCCAACGTGCCGCACGGTGTGGTGGCCGAATTGCTGTTGCCGTACGAGGAAAGCGCATGA